The DNA sequence GATGAATGGCATCCGTTAAGGTTTCGCTTCGGGTACGGACAACCTGACGGGCAGCATCCGACTCAGGGTAGAGCGACAATTCCTGCCAAGCCTCCCAAAATTGGTCCATTCGGGTTCGGACGGAAATGTCCTCGGGCTCATTGTGAACCTGTTCCAAAAGGGCTATATAAGAGTTTCGTGTTTCCCAATAACCCAGGTCATCAGTAGCCCCTATAATTCTTTGATCTAAAAGTTCATCCCTTAATCGGGTAATCGAACCTATGGTAACACCCTGTCCTATTTGCCCGGGCGTTTCAGCTCTGGTTAAATCTGGCCTGTAAATAGGCTCAAAAGCCTCGAGGTTTACCCTCTGCCTTGTATATCCCTTTGTCGAAGAATTCGAAATATTATGACCTGCCGTTTGAATCGACTGCTGGTGAGCAAACAAACTCCTTTTTCCTAATTCTATTGCATCAAATGTCGCCATCTATAACCTCCATAAAAATTACGGTAGATAAACAGTGAGGCTGAATTTCTGCCGAACTGTTTATCGTACCTCCATTTATTTTCCTATAAGACCTCATTTAAAACGAGGCTTGTTATTTCCGTATTAACCCGCTTTCCTGCTGCCGTATAACACTTTCCGTTTCTTTCTTCCGAAATGATATCGACCACGCCCTTAACCAATGCTTGAGCATGTGAAACATAATTTGAGAAGACATCATTTTCAATCTTTGAATAAAAAACTTTTTCTTTTAGTTTTTCATATAAAGAATCGATCTTTTTTTTATCCGATGAAGTAAATTGCTTTGTATGCATGTAAAAGTCGAATTCTTGAGGATTATCCTCATCAGGCTGTAAAAGTCCGTATAACCTCTTATCCAAATGCGAAAATTTTACGGAAGCCTCATTTAAGGAACTCAAATTTTTTTCACTTTCCTGCCAGTCTCTATCCAAAACGCCTTGATACATAGCCTTTTGTAGTTTATAGATATTATCGATTAAATCGATTTGTTCATGTAAAATGCTTTTTATGTCTGCTGCAACCGAATGTTTTTCCATAGCAATCTACTCCTCAGAACCAGTATCGGCATATAAAGAAAAAGCATTAGAGATTTTTTAATTTATGGGTATCTTTTAAAAAAATTAGGGGGGAAGACTGTACCACTTAGGGTTTATAAAAAGATAAGGGTACAGTTTTATTTAAGCCATAAGTATCACGGTTTTGCCGTTGCCGGCTTCTATTTAAAAAATATTTGCCACACGGAAAGGCCGATCGAAATAAGCCCAAGAATGATTGAATAAACTCCGGTTTTAAAAGAAATTCGGGCCATTATATTTGAAGTATGCCAATAGAATGAAAACCACGAAACAGGAGTTATTTCCAGTTCAATCTTATCATTTTTATCATCGCTGTCGCTGTAGTTGTTAAGGATATTCTTTCCGTCGCTGTCCATATAGATAATGTCTTTTGAAAGAATGTTATGAGGAACGCCTCGTAAAATTCGGTAAATAGAATTATTATTGTGAGATATTTTTATAAACCGATTTTCTCTGTTTGTTCCGGCTAGGGTTTTTCCAAAAATTTCCTTGTAAGCACTAGGAGACATATAGGCCGAGTCGGTACCGAAAAGTGTATTATCAGGTTCATTGTCATTTCGGCAAAACTTTAGTTTGATTGAATATTCTTTTTTCATATTTTGTGTCCTTCAATTAAATTATTTCCGCATTTTGTTTGCCGGTATTTCTAGCGGCAAAAATAAATCGGTACCAAGCCTTGCGGGAAACTTGAGTACCGAAACACTTTCTTAATCTTAGTTTTTTTTCCAGTATTTGTCCTCCGAATAAGTAGTTTTTAATAAAGTTGCTGCATTTGCAGGGTCTTCCAAATCAGTTTCCGATATATCTTTAATTTTGTTATTGCAACTATAATCATCATACACTGCCCAGCCTTTTTTATCTGCAAATATTACCGAATTAAGACCGCTGCAATTATAAAAAGCATTGCTGCCAATCTCAGTAATACCTTCCGGCAGCGAAATACTTGTTAAACTGCTGCAATCCTCAAAAGTACCGTAGTTAATCTTAGTAATACCTGCCGGCAGCGAAATACTTGTTAAACTGCTGCAACCATGAAAAGCTCTATTTTTAATCTCAGTAATACCTGCCGGCAGCGAAATACTTGTTAAACTGCTGCAACCATCAAAAGCACCACTTTCAATCTCAGTAATACCTGCCGGCAGCGAAATACTTGTTAAACTGCTGCAACCCCCAAAAGTACAGTAGTTAATCTTAGTAATACCTGCCGGCAGCGAAATAATTGTTAAATTGCTGCAACCCTGAAAAGCATAGTAGCCAATCTCAGTAAGACCTGCCGGCAGCGAAATACTTGTTAAATTGCTGCAACCCTGAAAAGCAAAGTCGTCAATCTTAGTAATACCTTCCGGCAGCGAAATACTTTCTAAACTGCTGCAACCTCGAAAAGCAGAGCCTGCAATCATAGTAATACCTGCCGGCAGCGAAATACTTGTTAAACTGCTGCAACCCCAAAAAGTACCGTAGTTAATCTTAGTAATACCTTCCGGCAGCGAAATACTTGTTAAACTGCTGCAACCATCAAAAGCACCACTTTCAATCTCAGTAATACCTGCCGGCAGCGAAATACTTGTTAAACTGCTGCAATTCTTAAAAGCATCGTATGCAATCTTAGTAATACCTTTCGGCAGCGAAATACTTGTTAAACCGCTGCAACCATAAAAAGCATATTTACCAATAGCTACCATAGGATTGTTTTCTGTACCGGCAGGTATAATTATCTTACCGCGGGGTGCTTCTCCGGTATAACCTTTATTCTCCGAAATACATAACTCGCCGTTTTCCGTTTCAGTTTTAAATTTTAAGTAGTTTGTAACTGCATATACGGTTGTATCCTTGGTAAAAGTATAGTCATCGTCAATCTTTTGTCCGTTCTCATCATTTAAACGCCACTCGTATAAGCCGTAATCTCCGCCTTGCCACTCCGGTTTCAATTTTATAGTTTCATCTGAGGGTTTTATATCACTCCATTTGACTCCCGGCTTTTTATTTGATAATTCCGGACCGGTATAAGACTCAATCCGCTCATCACCAATATTTACTGTAATGTTTATTGTCCATTGAGCGGTATGTGTTGAATCTTTTGAGAATTCGGCCGGTATCTCCGGCACCCAACCGGAAAATCGGTTTCCATCTTTTGAAGGATCTGCCGGTTTTGTTACAGCAGCACCGAATTTGCCGGTAATCTTGTTGCCGGGAATTGCAGGGCTTATAGTTCCGCCGTCCAAGTCCAGGGTAAGAGTAATCATCTTTCTGTCGTACTTAATTTCAACTACCGTCGAGCCGTCTTCGTTTATAGTTTGCTGTGTAATGGCTTGAGCGGTAAAACCTTCATACTGCTTGGCGACGGCAAGGGTTTTGCTGCCTTTTCCTCCTTTGAGTGACTCTGTTTCTTTTTGGGTGTAGCCGTCATCGTCTGCATTTTGCTGTAAGTGCTTTACCGTGTAGGCTGCACTTTCACTTTCTGCAACCCATTTTGCCCAAAACTCTTTTTTGCCGGTTGTGCCTTTTGTGATTTTTGTTACCGCTTCGCCGCTAAATTCAGAATTTCCGAACCAGCCGTCAAAGACCTGTCCTTCCTTAGATGGGGCTCTTAACGGAAATTCATCGTTTTTCGTATAAGAAGCGGGGTTATCAACATTGTTTGTTCCGCCGTCTAAGTGATAGGTGATGCTGTATTTTCCCGATTCTGAACCGTTTCCCCCTCCCGAACCTGCAGAATTTGAAGAACCTGAAGGTTGTTTACATCCAAATAGCATTGCCGTCAATGCTAATCCAAGTACAAGTATTTTTACACTTGTTTTCATCAATGCTTTTTTCATAAGAAAGCTCCTTTACTAGAAACGGGCGGTCTTGTTCTGCCGTAAATACGCCCTGAGAAAACAAACCGCCCGCCGTTTTTATTAAGAGAAAATATAATTGCATAGAATAAAAAAGAGATAAGATTAGTATTGTATTGTATTGTATTGTATTGTATTGTATTGTAAGCCTGAATTTACATTAGAGGTAAACACCGTCTTGTTCCGGTTCGGAGTAAACACATTTCGCATACACAAGAAAAACACGGATAACCTCCTATCAGTAAATAGTTATACAATATATTCCAGTATGGCAGATTTTGGAGGTTTTGTCAAGGAATTGGGATTTCCTTGAATTTCAGTTGACGTAAGCCGAAAATAAATGTATTATAGATGGTATGAAAAAGAATTTTTATTTTTTAGGCCTATGCCTTATTGTAATTTTAATAGGTTCATGTGCATCCGCACCTGAAACAAAGCCTGTTTCTGTTGCCGAAACTCAGGTAAATGAAGAAAAACCGCAGCAGGTTCAAAAACCCGCAGTTGTTGAAAAACCTATAGAAGCGGCAAAACCCCAAGTTGACGCACCCAAACCGGCAGATGAAGAAGTTGTAGCGCAATTTGAGGGCGTTTCCATTACCAGAAAGGAAAAGGAAATAGCAAAGTCCGAAATTGAAGAGGTTGTAAAAAAACTAAACGAGATAACGGCAAAAAAGGACTATGGCCGCTGGAGATTCTGGCTTTCAAAAGATTATATAAAAGAATTTTCAAAGCCTGAAGTGTTAAAAAAAACCAGTGAAGGTCTTCCTTCCAATTTAAAGGGAAAGCAGTTAAAAACCATTGAAGACTATTTTTACTATGTTTTTGTACCCTCAAGGCAAAACGGAAGAGTTGATGATATTGAGTATTTAACACCGACAAAGGTTAGAGTTTGGAAGATAGAGCCTACACGGAAACTGATATTTTATAATCTTGAAAAAATAGATGACAGATGGCTTTTAGTGCCTTAAAAACGGGCTTTTAGAGGTTTTCCATCAAATTTGATTATTTTGACTAAAAATAGAATTAAAAATAAAAAAAACGGGGCTTACTACTTGACTTTACAATCAAAATGATTGAAAATAAAAGTAATGTACCAAACTTAAGGGGGTAATTTGAAATGCGACGAAAGTCTTTAGTTTTTGTAATGATGATATTATGTTTAGGATTGTGCTTTGTTTTTGCAGAAGATGGAGAGAATTCCGGCTCTATGATGACGGTAGAAGAAGCTTATCTTAATTCTATGGAGGGTATAATCCTTAAAGAGATGGTTACTACGGAAGGGCGTGATGCTAAATTTGTAGCCTTGCAAGTAATTGATGAAGCTATTGAAGGCGGAAGGGTAACGCCGGAACTGCAGGAAGCTCTTGATTCCCTTGCTACTATAGGTCTTACCACGCTTGTACGTGAAAACGGAAGGCTTGCAAACAACTATCCGGATGTTAGAAGAGAAGCTTGCCGCCTTTTAGGAAAAATTAAAAATGAGCAGGCAAAGAAGTCTCTTATGACAGTTATGTACACCGATAATGAGCCGGTGGTAATCATGGAGGCCGTTAAATCCTTAGGTGATTTGGGTTTTAACAATAACGACGAAGTTGTAGACATGATAAACTTTATCAACAGAAAATTCGATATTATTAATCCTCAAAGCTCCTTGGCTCTTGAAGTTCTCAATGCTTATGAAAAATTAGCTCCCACCGTAAAAAATAAGAGAGGGATGACTGAAAGTATTATGAGAATTGCCAATAACTTTAACTACATAACTCCTGTTAGAAACAGAGCTTTGGAAGTTTTAAAATCAATAATGGCCGGACAAAACAAAAAGTAAATTTTTACTTTTGAAAATAAAATGAAAGAGCTGATTTTAGCTTCTGCATCACCCAGACGAAAAGAGATCCTCGATTCGCTGGGTGTTTTATTTTCCGTTAAAATTTCAAATTTTGATGAATCTTTAATAACCGAAAAAGATCCTGTAAAAAAGTGTATTTTAACTGCACGCGGTAAGGCTGAAAGCCTTTTTAAGACCTTGCATCAAAACGAGATCTCTCAAAAGCTTATCTTGGCGGCAGATACCCTCGTTTTTGCCGAAAATACAGCTTTTCCAAACAAAAAAATAATCTTTGGTAAGCCTGAAAACGAAAAAGAAGCCGAGATGATGCTTAAAAATCATTCCGGCTCGGTTCATTTTGTGGTGAGTGCAATCTGCCTGCTTGACTGTAAAACAGGTCAACTGAATGAAAAGCGAAGTCTTTCTAAAGTTTTCTTTAAAAAACTTTCCGATAAAGAAATTTCCGCCTATGTAAAAACCGATGAATGGAAGGATGCTGCAGGAGCTTATAAAATTCAAGGTAAGGCTTCTTTTTTTATAGAAAAAATCGAAGGCTCTTATACCGGCATAGTAGGTCTTCCGGTCAGGGAATTGTATGAAATCTTAAATAAAAACGAATTTAAGATTCTTTAAACGGAAAACCGCCCAATTTCCAAGTTTTAGATAAAACTCTTTTTAATTAAATCTTGTCAAGCACTATACAAAATCTTCAAAAAAATATATAATAGCTCCATGCCGTTTTTACGGTAAATATCCGGGAGGATGT is a window from the Treponema denticola genome containing:
- a CDS encoding leucine-rich repeat protein; amino-acid sequence: MKKALMKTSVKILVLGLALTAMLFGCKQPSGSSNSAGSGGGNGSESGKYSITYHLDGGTNNVDNPASYTKNDEFPLRAPSKEGQVFDGWFGNSEFSGEAVTKITKGTTGKKEFWAKWVAESESAAYTVKHLQQNADDDGYTQKETESLKGGKGSKTLAVAKQYEGFTAQAITQQTINEDGSTVVEIKYDRKMITLTLDLDGGTISPAIPGNKITGKFGAAVTKPADPSKDGNRFSGWVPEIPAEFSKDSTHTAQWTINITVNIGDERIESYTGPELSNKKPGVKWSDIKPSDETIKLKPEWQGGDYGLYEWRLNDENGQKIDDDYTFTKDTTVYAVTNYLKFKTETENGELCISENKGYTGEAPRGKIIIPAGTENNPMVAIGKYAFYGCSGLTSISLPKGITKIAYDAFKNCSSLTSISLPAGITEIESGAFDGCSSLTSISLPEGITKINYGTFWGCSSLTSISLPAGITMIAGSAFRGCSSLESISLPEGITKIDDFAFQGCSNLTSISLPAGLTEIGYYAFQGCSNLTIISLPAGITKINYCTFGGCSSLTSISLPAGITEIESGAFDGCSSLTSISLPAGITEIKNRAFHGCSSLTSISLPAGITKINYGTFEDCSSLTSISLPEGITEIGSNAFYNCSGLNSVIFADKKGWAVYDDYSCNNKIKDISETDLEDPANAATLLKTTYSEDKYWKKN
- a CDS encoding HEAT repeat domain-containing protein is translated as MRRKSLVFVMMILCLGLCFVFAEDGENSGSMMTVEEAYLNSMEGIILKEMVTTEGRDAKFVALQVIDEAIEGGRVTPELQEALDSLATIGLTTLVRENGRLANNYPDVRREACRLLGKIKNEQAKKSLMTVMYTDNEPVVIMEAVKSLGDLGFNNNDEVVDMINFINRKFDIINPQSSLALEVLNAYEKLAPTVKNKRGMTESIMRIANNFNYITPVRNRALEVLKSIMAGQNKK
- a CDS encoding Maf family protein; translation: MKELILASASPRRKEILDSLGVLFSVKISNFDESLITEKDPVKKCILTARGKAESLFKTLHQNEISQKLILAADTLVFAENTAFPNKKIIFGKPENEKEAEMMLKNHSGSVHFVVSAICLLDCKTGQLNEKRSLSKVFFKKLSDKEISAYVKTDEWKDAAGAYKIQGKASFFIEKIEGSYTGIVGLPVRELYEILNKNEFKIL